One genomic segment of Helianthus annuus cultivar XRQ/B chromosome 14, HanXRQr2.0-SUNRISE, whole genome shotgun sequence includes these proteins:
- the LOC110906763 gene encoding uncharacterized protein LOC110906763, with amino-acid sequence MPPRRVLRTRTVNPPPPPPMPTNEAELNALIEQRIAQAIALYEASRVEQSGGTGGSGGQGQGGNSGGTNNTGCTFKQFLDCKPLNYDGTGGAVAYVRWTEKTDSTIRMSRCSANQQVTFVTGLFLNEALTWWNLQVQTLGDNAAYALTWEELKERMRDKYCSRAELQKLENEFWTLTMVGADITGYTQRFHDLSRVIPYLVTPEYKRIERYIWGLSDKIRSLVTAAEPTTITQAVTIAVSLTEDGVRMKVFGEKGDDKKETHAESSNRGKRNYSNFKKGTRATNDTGPKKYAGTLPKCERCKYHHVGDCRVVKCDKCGKNGHRAESCWGTGNNTGSGSGFDNKNGNGNGRGQGCFGCGSKDHYKKDCPKENQARGRSFVIGAKDARQDPNVVTGLEPSKLDVPYSIELANGRLIETGEVVKECTLELGEQKFNIDLLPIELGSFDVVVGMDWLSNNRAEVVCHEKII; translated from the exons ATGCCACCAAGGAGAGTCTTACGGACACGGACAGTTAATCCACCCCCACCTCCACCGATGCCTACAAACGAGGCTGAATTAAATGCACTAATAGAACAGAGGATCGCCCAAGCTATCGCACTGTATGAGGCATCCCGTGTCGAACAAAGTGGTGGCACCGGCGGATCGGGAGGCCAGGGTCAAGGCGGTAATTCAGGTGGAACAAATAATACGG GGTGCACAttcaagcagtttctggactgcAAGCCACTCAACTACGATGGCACAGGCGGTGCTGTGGCTTACGTGAGATGGACTGAGAAAACGGATTCCACAATCAGAATGAGCAGATGTTCCGCTAATCAGCAAGTCACTTTCGTTACTGGCTTGTTTCTTAACGAggcccttacatggtggaacttacaagtgcaaacttTGGGTGATAACGCTGCTTATGCGTTAACTTGGGAGGAACTGAAGGAACGTATGAGGGATAAGTACTGTTCTCGTGCTGAACTCCAGAAGTTGGAGAACGAGTTTTGGACCCTTACCATGGTCGGAGCTGATATCACGGGATATACGCAAAGGTTTCACGATCTGTCCCGCGTGAttccttaccttgtgacaccagaataCAAGCGTATCGAACGCTACATCTGGGGACTTTCTGACAAGATTCGAAGTTTGGTTACTGCAGCTGAACCCACGACTATTACTCAGGCTGTGACTATAGCCGTGAGTCTTACTGAAGACGGGGTCAGGATGAAAGTATTCGGTGAGAAAGGTGACGATAAAAAGGAAACACATGCCGAGTCTTCCAACCGTGGGAAGAGGAATTACTCGAATTTCAAGAAGGGAACCCGCg CCACAAACGACACTGGTCCTAAGAAGTACGCTGGTACTTTACCTAAGTGTGAGCGATGCAAATATCATCACGTGGGTGATTGTCGGGTTGTCAAGTGTGACAAGTGTGGCAAGAATGGCCACCGTGCTGAATCATGTTGGGGAACGGGAAATAATACTGGATCGGGAAGTGGATTTGATAACAAGAATGGGAACGGGAATGGTCGTGGTCAAGGATGCTTTGGATGCGGAAGCAAAGATCACTACAAGAAAGATTGTCCTAAAGAAAACCAAGCTCGTGGTCGATCTTTTGTGATTGGAGCCAAGGATGCGCGCCaagaccctaatgtggtcactg GCTTGGAACCTAGTAAGCTAGATGTTCCATATTCTATAGAATTGGCTAACGGTAGACTAATAGAGACGGGAGAAGTTGTTAAGGAGTGTACCTTAGAACTTGGTGAACAAAAATTCAATATCGATCTCTTACCCATTgaattgggtagtttcgacgtagtggttggcatggattggctatccaacAATCGAGCCGAAGTCGTTTGCCACGAGAAGATAATTTGA